From Woronichinia naegeliana WA131, the proteins below share one genomic window:
- a CDS encoding Uma2 family endonuclease → MSAITAQELELRMPDASKLLSDEPEMESSLHYIQLLLLVTTLEWIWRDRDDFFIGANLSIYFSRQQLKHRDFRGPDFFLVKDTTREPRNSWVVWEEDGRYPDLIIELLSDSTAKVDRTTKLDLYAERFHTPEYFYFSPTTLEFAGFRLNFNQYYPIVPNEHGWLWSEALGFFLGIHNGQLRYFSLEGTLIPTPDEAAKNEILKANQAIAIAKQETQRAEHEAQRAEREAQRAEREAQRAEREAQRAEREAQRAEDEKSRADRLAAKLQTLGIDSEEES, encoded by the coding sequence ATGTCTGCCATAACGGCCCAGGAACTGGAATTGCGAATGCCCGATGCCAGTAAACTTTTGAGCGATGAGCCAGAGATGGAAAGTTCCCTACACTATATACAACTGCTCTTGCTAGTAACTACTTTGGAATGGATCTGGCGAGATCGGGATGATTTTTTTATTGGTGCCAATCTAAGCATTTATTTCAGTCGTCAACAACTCAAGCATCGTGATTTTCGGGGACCCGACTTTTTCTTGGTCAAGGATACAACCAGAGAACCTCGTAATTCTTGGGTAGTCTGGGAAGAGGACGGGCGTTACCCTGACTTAATTATTGAATTGCTTTCTGACTCCACTGCCAAGGTAGATCGGACGACTAAGCTGGATCTCTACGCAGAAAGATTTCATACCCCTGAATATTTTTACTTTTCACCAACCACGTTAGAATTTGCGGGTTTTAGGCTCAATTTTAATCAATATTATCCTATTGTCCCAAATGAGCATGGCTGGCTGTGGAGTGAGGCTCTAGGCTTTTTCCTTGGTATTCACAACGGTCAATTGCGTTACTTTTCCTTGGAGGGGACGTTGATTCCTACCCCTGATGAAGCGGCTAAGAATGAAATACTAAAAGCAAACCAGGCAATTGCAATTGCAAAACAAGAAACTCAGCGAGCCGAACATGAGGCTCAACGGGCAGAGCGGGAGGCTCAACGGGCAGAGCGGGAGGCTCAACGGGCAGAGCGGGAGGCTCAACGGGCAGAGCGGGAAGCTCAACGGGCAGAAGATGAAAAATCTAGGGCTGATCGCCTAGCGGCCAAGCTCCAAACTTTGGGGATAGACTCAGAGGAGGAGTCTTAA
- the rfbC gene encoding dTDP-4-dehydrorhamnose 3,5-epimerase: protein MKFIETPLKGAYLIEIEPVSDHRGFFARSWCEHEFGEHGLKSNLVQCNISFNTKKGTLRGMHYQIKPHEEAKLVRCTQGSIYDVIIDIRPNSLTFKSWFSIELSATNRQMLYIPEGFAHGFQTLEDNTEVFYQMSNFYHGESARGLKWNDPSFKINWLLTENIIISKKDQNYPNFSFYEL, encoded by the coding sequence ATGAAGTTTATCGAAACGCCCCTAAAAGGAGCCTATCTGATTGAAATAGAACCCGTGTCCGATCACAGAGGTTTTTTTGCAAGATCATGGTGCGAACATGAATTTGGTGAGCATGGATTAAAGTCAAATTTAGTCCAGTGTAATATTTCTTTTAATACGAAAAAAGGTACGCTTAGGGGGATGCACTATCAGATTAAACCCCATGAAGAAGCAAAATTGGTTAGATGTACACAAGGTTCGATTTATGATGTAATTATCGATATTCGTCCTAATTCACTTACTTTTAAATCATGGTTTTCCATTGAATTAAGTGCAACAAATCGCCAAATGCTATACATTCCTGAAGGGTTTGCTCACGGATTTCAAACGTTAGAGGATAACACTGAAGTTTTCTATCAAATGTCTAATTTTTATCATGGTGAGTCTGCTAGGGGATTAAAATGGAATGACCCTAGCTTTAAAATTAATTGGTTGTTAACAGAGAATATAATTATCTCGAAAAAAGACCAGAATTATCCTAATTTCTCATTTTATGAATTATGA
- a CDS encoding IS630 family transposase, whose product MPRLAPTPLHLSELEREQLQHLVNRHSTSQQIVLRAKIILQADAGQNHREIGRALNISRDMARLWRNRWLELSGKPLSVVERLTDAPRPGGPMTFSLEQILQLFAIACEPPADYDRPLSHWTARELADEMLKQGIVESISPRHVGRLLAEADLKPHQSQYWLNPPPDPEFDEKVSDICQTYLSAMERAEQGEQTISIDEMTGIQALERKAPAQPMRPGKPERREFEYIRHGTQTLIASFNVVSGQIAQASVGDTRTEIDYLNHVQQLVASDPKTVKWHLLMDCLNTHQSESLVGLGGASRRT is encoded by the coding sequence ATGCCTAGATTAGCACCAACGCCACTGCACCTAAGCGAACTGGAGCGAGAGCAACTGCAACATTTGGTCAATCGGCACAGTACTTCCCAGCAAATTGTCCTCAGAGCCAAGATTATTCTACAAGCCGATGCTGGACAGAATCATCGAGAGATTGGTCGCGCCCTTAACATCAGTCGAGATATGGCCCGACTATGGCGCAATCGTTGGCTAGAGCTGAGTGGCAAGCCCCTGTCGGTGGTGGAGCGATTAACGGATGCACCTCGACCGGGAGGTCCCATGACCTTTAGCTTAGAGCAGATTCTTCAGTTATTTGCGATAGCTTGTGAGCCACCGGCGGATTATGACCGACCGCTCAGTCATTGGACAGCGCGGGAACTGGCGGATGAAATGCTCAAACAAGGCATTGTTGAGAGCATCTCCCCTCGCCATGTGGGACGATTGCTGGCGGAAGCCGACTTGAAACCACACCAATCGCAATATTGGTTAAATCCTCCCCCCGACCCTGAGTTTGATGAGAAAGTTAGTGACATTTGTCAGACCTACCTGAGTGCAATGGAGCGAGCAGAACAGGGAGAACAGACAATTTCCATTGATGAGATGACCGGCATTCAAGCCTTGGAACGAAAGGCTCCTGCCCAACCAATGCGACCTGGCAAACCAGAAAGGCGAGAATTTGAGTATATTCGTCACGGCACCCAGACGTTAATTGCCAGTTTTAATGTGGTTTCAGGTCAGATTGCCCAAGCCAGTGTGGGAGACACGCGCACTGAGATAGACTATCTCAATCATGTTCAACAGTTGGTTGCCAGTGACCCAAAGACTGTCAAGTGGCACCTGCTGATGGATTGCTTGAACACCCATCAATCAGAATCACTAGTAGGCTTGGGTGGCGCAAGTCGAAGGACTTGA
- a CDS encoding ABC transporter ATP-binding protein: protein MSDTVIRVENLGKKYVIGHQKQERYTALRDVVTDRVKSFASIFNPKAQKDDPTHEEFWALKDISFDIKQGDRVGIIGRNGAGKSTLLKILSRITEPTEGRISINGRVASLLEVGTGFHPELTGRENIYLNGAILGMDRVDIKRKFDEIVAFAEVETFLDTPVKRYSSGMYVRLAFAVAAHLEPEILIVDEVLAVGDAQFQKKCLGKMKDVSGEGRTVLFVSHSMPTITSLCSDVILLDKGKIVNIGNASEVIMQYYKSGAGASSPASITLSDEDRIVGDEYVHLISGCIRNSIDEISPEIMINENFRVSMKYRILQESNYKFVPNFHFYTADDSCAFVTSVQNVRILPSGEYEAECLIPMNFLNEGAYFVGLAISSFESGVKVHFFEQNILSLNIKDSLTTNSVGREHGYTGRFPGVIRPQLKWNLVQTR from the coding sequence ATGTCTGATACAGTTATTCGAGTTGAAAATCTAGGTAAAAAGTACGTCATTGGACACCAAAAGCAAGAACGCTATACGGCTCTGCGGGATGTGGTGACGGATCGAGTAAAATCATTCGCTAGTATTTTTAATCCCAAAGCACAGAAGGATGATCCCACTCATGAGGAGTTTTGGGCTTTGAAGGATATCTCTTTTGATATTAAGCAGGGGGATAGAGTTGGCATTATTGGCCGTAATGGGGCGGGTAAGTCAACGTTGTTAAAGATTTTGAGTCGGATTACGGAGCCAACGGAGGGACGGATTAGTATTAATGGTCGGGTAGCGAGTTTGTTGGAGGTGGGGACGGGTTTTCATCCTGAGTTGACGGGTCGGGAAAATATTTATCTCAATGGGGCGATTTTGGGGATGGATCGCGTTGACATTAAGCGAAAGTTTGATGAGATTGTGGCGTTTGCTGAGGTGGAGACGTTTTTGGATACGCCTGTGAAGCGTTATTCTTCGGGGATGTATGTGCGGTTGGCGTTTGCGGTGGCGGCACACTTGGAGCCAGAGATTTTGATTGTGGATGAGGTTTTGGCGGTGGGGGATGCTCAGTTTCAAAAAAAATGCTTAGGTAAAATGAAGGATGTAAGTGGAGAAGGACGAACTGTTCTATTTGTCAGCCATAGTATGCCTACAATTACATCGCTCTGCTCAGATGTGATTTTGTTGGATAAAGGTAAGATTGTGAATATTGGAAATGCATCGGAGGTAATTATGCAGTACTACAAGAGTGGGGCTGGGGCTTCCTCTCCTGCATCAATCACTCTTTCTGATGAAGATCGTATTGTTGGCGATGAATATGTGCATTTGATATCTGGGTGCATAAGAAATAGTATTGATGAAATCAGCCCAGAAATAATGATTAATGAGAATTTTAGAGTTTCTATGAAATATAGAATCCTCCAAGAAAGTAATTACAAGTTTGTTCCTAACTTTCACTTTTATACAGCCGATGATTCTTGTGCTTTTGTAACATCAGTTCAAAATGTGAGGATTTTACCTTCGGGAGAATATGAAGCAGAATGTCTAATCCCAATGAACTTCTTAAATGAAGGAGCCTATTTTGTAGGTTTAGCAATCAGTTCCTTTGAATCAGGAGTTAAGGTACACTTTTTTGAGCAAAATATTCTTTCGCTTAACATTAAAGATTCTTTAACAACTAATAGCGTAGGACGAGAGCATGGCTACACAGGGAGATTTCCTGGAGTGATCAGACCACAATTAAAATGGAATTTGGTACAAACTAGATGA
- a CDS encoding IS4 family transposase yields MTTAAVEEYKIMLSVGDTTFLDYRNIKEKREGYGPTGKGGNGLILHSALAIEPEKGQVLGLLWQKLWNREVKEKPPTDETAKQKKERQKEQRKAARQRPFEEKESYKWVEALNTCEKQVESSTRVIHVFDREGDVSEVFDSVRQLKHTGVLVRASHNRSLDKNSERLWQHLESEPIRFHQEIEIPSTGKRKARKVKLAVRFCSVNLRTPYRFDNRDPLNVYAVYATEIDCPEGETPLSWMLLTTEVVETIEMAVTILRWYTYRWRVEEFHKVLKSGCQSERYRLASDGMKTLLGFLSVIAVELLHVTYLHRTQPDALAIEILNPLQLQVLKAAASQKLPPILTVAWAVESVAFLGGYLEHRRKTPLGIQVLWRGWLKLHDLCQGWQLAIRT; encoded by the coding sequence ATGACAACTGCCGCCGTAGAAGAATATAAGATAATGCTATCAGTCGGAGATACGACCTTCTTAGATTATCGCAATATCAAGGAAAAAAGGGAAGGGTATGGGCCGACTGGAAAAGGAGGGAATGGATTAATACTGCATAGTGCTTTAGCAATTGAGCCAGAAAAAGGACAAGTATTAGGTTTATTATGGCAAAAACTGTGGAATAGGGAGGTAAAAGAAAAGCCCCCAACAGATGAAACGGCGAAGCAGAAAAAAGAAAGACAGAAAGAACAAAGAAAAGCAGCTCGTCAAAGACCATTTGAGGAAAAAGAATCCTACAAATGGGTAGAGGCTCTAAACACCTGTGAGAAACAGGTAGAAAGTTCAACGAGGGTAATTCATGTATTTGACAGAGAAGGAGATGTTTCAGAAGTCTTTGACTCAGTGCGTCAACTCAAGCATACAGGAGTGCTGGTCAGAGCGTCTCATAATCGTAGTTTAGACAAAAATAGTGAACGACTTTGGCAACATTTGGAATCAGAACCGATTCGTTTTCATCAAGAAATCGAGATTCCGAGTACAGGAAAAAGAAAAGCACGGAAGGTTAAGCTTGCCGTCCGATTTTGCTCAGTTAATCTACGAACTCCCTATCGTTTTGATAATCGTGACCCGTTGAATGTCTATGCTGTTTATGCGACAGAAATCGATTGTCCCGAAGGCGAAACTCCTTTATCTTGGATGCTTCTGACTACAGAAGTTGTTGAGACTATTGAGATGGCTGTCACTATTCTTCGTTGGTACACCTACCGATGGCGGGTTGAAGAATTTCATAAAGTCCTTAAGTCTGGTTGTCAGAGTGAGCGTTATCGACTTGCCTCTGATGGAATGAAAACTCTTTTGGGTTTTTTAAGTGTCATTGCTGTTGAACTTTTACACGTTACTTATCTTCATCGTACCCAGCCCGATGCTCTCGCGATTGAAATTCTTAATCCTCTTCAACTTCAGGTGTTAAAAGCAGCCGCCTCTCAAAAACTTCCCCCTATTTTGACTGTTGCTTGGGCTGTCGAGTCTGTTGCTTTTCTTGGTGGTTATCTTGAACATCGTCGTAAAACTCCTCTCGGTATCCAAGTCCTTTGGCGCGGTTGGTTGAAGTTGCATGACCTTTGCCAAGGCTGGCAGCTTGCAATCCGCACTTAA
- a CDS encoding DUF29 domain-containing protein: MQPTQASYQIYEQDYPEWLDITLKQLQNQDLENIDWEHLIEEITALGNEQRRKVESYLLRLLIHLLLYDYWKSEKDWSGRGWEKEIDNFRLELDLLLESKVLYNHCAQILDKIYIKARNNAIRKSELSPKIFPENCPYSLIEILNPEWLPS; encoded by the coding sequence ATGCAACCTACACAAGCAAGTTACCAGATTTATGAACAAGATTATCCTGAGTGGCTAGATATTACCCTCAAACAACTGCAAAATCAGGATTTAGAAAATATTGACTGGGAACATTTAATTGAGGAAATCACTGCATTGGGAAACGAACAAAGGCGTAAAGTAGAGAGTTATTTATTGAGACTTTTAATTCATCTACTATTGTATGATTATTGGAAGTCAGAAAAAGATTGGTCAGGGAGAGGGTGGGAAAAAGAAATTGATAATTTTAGGCTTGAATTAGATTTATTATTGGAGTCTAAAGTTCTTTATAATCATTGTGCACAAATCCTAGATAAGATATACATTAAAGCTAGAAACAATGCAATTCGTAAGTCTGAATTATCTCCAAAAATATTTCCTGAAAACTGTCCCTATTCTTTAATAGAAATTCTCAATCCTGAATGGTTGCCATCATAA
- a CDS encoding Uma2 family endonuclease: MPDEFHLLQPELLRSTFRPPSYAEDNVFTASDLNLYYDGKHTQWYKRPDWFAVLGVSRFYEQTELRLSYVTWYEGTYPFVVVELISLGTENEDLGRNLREVNQPPNKWTVYEQVLRIPYYFVYNCYTNEPHCFGLVMNRYQPLSINLTFPVKSKIQQCKLLEALSGKGLSNDSLDRKKIF; encoded by the coding sequence TTGCCCGACGAGTTTCACCTTTTACAACCAGAATTATTGCGTAGCACCTTTCGTCCGCCTTCTTATGCAGAAGATAATGTATTTACAGCTAGTGATTTAAATTTATACTATGACGGCAAGCATACACAATGGTATAAACGCCCCGATTGGTTTGCGGTATTAGGGGTATCCCGTTTTTATGAACAAACAGAACTAAGACTAAGCTATGTTACTTGGTATGAAGGAACATATCCCTTTGTCGTTGTAGAGTTAATATCTCTAGGAACAGAAAACGAAGACTTAGGCAGAAATTTACGGGAAGTTAATCAACCACCTAATAAATGGACAGTATATGAGCAAGTTCTGAGAATACCCTATTATTTTGTCTATAACTGTTATACTAATGAGCCTCACTGTTTTGGCTTAGTAATGAACCGTTATCAACCGCTATCTATTAATCTGACTTTTCCCGTTAAGTCCAAAATCCAGCAATGCAAACTTCTAGAGGCTTTATCTGGCAAGGGTTTGAGTAATGATTCTCTTGACAGGAAAAAAATATTCTGA
- a CDS encoding transposase produces the protein MLEWWTKNFASCELGDERLNNRAFSIGKKLSEGFGKALSEVFKGGNELKRAYEFLGIRKQTLSR, from the coding sequence ATGTTGGAATGGTGGACAAAAAACTTTGCCAGTTGTGAATTGGGAGACGAGAGGCTAAACAATCGTGCCTTCTCGATTGGGAAAAAGTTAAGTGAGGGGTTTGGAAAAGCCTTATCAGAAGTGTTTAAGGGAGGAAACGAGTTAAAGAGGGCCTATGAATTTTTGGGAATCCGAAAACAGACTTTGTCAAGATAA
- the rfbF gene encoding glucose-1-phosphate cytidylyltransferase produces MKAVILAGGLGTRLSEETYLKPKPMVEIGGKPILWHIMKTYSTYGIYDFIICCGYKGYVIKEYFANYFLHMSDVTFDMQSNQMEVHQKKAEPWRVTLVDTGEETLTGGRLQRVKSYVGNETFCFTYGDGVSNVDIQDLIAFHQQQKRFATVTAVQPPGRYGNINIDDGLVLNFQEKPQGDGGWINGGYFVLEPAVFDFLAGDQTSWEAHTLPVIANKQELSAFNHYGFWQAMDTLRDKNYLDSLWESGNAPWRVW; encoded by the coding sequence ATGAAAGCAGTGATTTTGGCAGGTGGTCTAGGAACTAGACTCAGTGAAGAAACTTATCTTAAGCCGAAACCGATGGTGGAAATTGGTGGGAAGCCAATTTTATGGCACATTATGAAGACTTATTCTACCTATGGAATTTATGATTTCATTATTTGCTGTGGCTATAAGGGATATGTAATCAAAGAATATTTTGCTAATTATTTTTTGCATATGTCTGATGTGACTTTTGATATGCAATCTAATCAGATGGAAGTGCATCAAAAAAAAGCAGAACCTTGGCGAGTAACACTAGTTGATACAGGTGAGGAAACACTTACAGGCGGGAGGCTTCAACGAGTAAAAAGTTATGTGGGGAATGAGACATTTTGTTTTACATATGGTGATGGTGTTAGTAATGTCGATATTCAAGATCTAATTGCTTTTCATCAACAGCAAAAGCGTTTTGCTACGGTCACAGCAGTACAACCACCAGGAAGATATGGAAATATAAATATTGATGATGGTTTAGTGTTAAATTTTCAAGAAAAGCCTCAAGGAGATGGGGGCTGGATTAATGGAGGTTACTTTGTTTTAGAGCCAGCAGTATTTGATTTTTTAGCAGGCGATCAAACTAGTTGGGAAGCCCACACTTTGCCAGTTATTGCTAATAAGCAAGAATTATCCGCCTTTAATCATTATGGTTTCTGGCAAGCTATGGATACTCTAAGAGATAAGAATTATTTAGACAGCTTGTGGGAATCAGGAAATGCTCCGTGGAGGGTATGGTGA
- a CDS encoding ABC transporter permease → MVSKSTIVIEAGRTESQYWQDLWKYRELFYFLAWRDILVRYKQTAIGIAWALIRPFLTMVIFTIVFGRLAKLPSEGVPYPILVFAGMLPWQFFSNSLSECSNSLIANSNLISKIYFPRLIVPTSAVVVSFVDFMISGIILLGLMAWYNFVPSWRIVTLPLFIGIAFAASMGSGLWLASLNVKYRDFRYIVPFIVQFGLYVSPVGFSSNIVPEKWRLLYSLNPMVGVIDGFRWAILGGDYNIYLPGFLLSLTLVVISLLSGIWYFRRMERTFADVI, encoded by the coding sequence ATGGTATCTAAGTCAACAATTGTTATTGAAGCGGGTCGAACTGAAAGCCAGTATTGGCAAGATCTCTGGAAGTATAGAGAGCTTTTTTATTTTCTTGCCTGGCGTGACATACTGGTTCGCTATAAACAAACGGCGATCGGTATTGCTTGGGCCTTAATTCGTCCCTTTTTAACGATGGTTATCTTTACCATTGTTTTTGGCCGTTTGGCTAAACTGCCATCTGAAGGAGTTCCCTATCCTATTCTTGTTTTCGCTGGAATGTTGCCTTGGCAGTTTTTTTCCAATTCATTATCGGAATGTAGTAACAGTCTGATCGCGAACTCAAATCTGATCTCTAAAATTTATTTTCCGCGTTTAATTGTTCCAACCAGTGCAGTGGTGGTTAGTTTTGTTGACTTTATGATATCTGGTATTATCTTATTGGGTCTTATGGCTTGGTATAATTTTGTTCCATCATGGCGTATCGTAACCTTGCCACTGTTTATTGGTATTGCCTTTGCTGCTTCAATGGGGTCTGGTCTCTGGTTGGCTTCATTAAATGTCAAATATCGAGACTTTCGTTATATTGTTCCATTCATTGTCCAATTCGGATTGTATGTCTCTCCTGTAGGATTTAGTAGCAATATTGTTCCAGAAAAATGGCGATTACTTTATTCCCTTAATCCAATGGTAGGAGTAATTGATGGTTTCCGTTGGGCGATTCTAGGAGGTGACTATAATATATACTTACCTGGTTTTCTGTTGTCCTTAACGTTAGTCGTAATTTCTTTATTAAGTGGAATCTGGTATTTCCGTAGAATGGAACGTACTTTTGCTGATGTTATCTAG
- the rfbG gene encoding CDP-glucose 4,6-dehydratase: MVMMTGFWQGKKVFLTGHTGFKGSWLSLWLTSLGAEVTGLSLSPNTQPSLFEQLGLVNHLNHHLGDIRDADLVAKLIHQARPDIVFHLAAQPLVRSSYVEPVETWNINVIGTIHVLEGLKKLDYPCAAVFITTDKCYENKEWVYGYRENDPLGGHDPYSSSKAGAELAITSWRKSFFSKADCSVGIASARAGNVIGGGDWSKDRIVPDAMRSLIRDEPIPVRNPQATRPWQHVLEPLAGYLQVAESIYQCLSSADQLNQKDKFCSAFNFGPDLTSNRSVKELVSEILNYWSGTWLDKSDPCAFHEASLLNLVTDKAYHLLNWKPLWDFEKTIRETVVWYRESCEFSSSDYQRFQELSLLQIKNYESILSTNNINQI; this comes from the coding sequence ATGGTGATGATGACAGGGTTTTGGCAGGGTAAAAAAGTTTTTTTGACTGGTCATACTGGTTTTAAAGGATCGTGGCTTTCTCTATGGCTTACAAGCTTAGGAGCAGAAGTAACGGGTTTAAGTCTCTCGCCGAATACTCAACCATCTTTATTTGAGCAGTTAGGATTAGTTAATCATCTAAATCATCATTTGGGAGATATTCGAGACGCTGATTTAGTTGCTAAACTTATACATCAAGCTAGACCCGATATTGTTTTTCATCTAGCGGCCCAACCACTTGTCAGGAGTTCGTATGTAGAACCAGTTGAAACTTGGAATATAAATGTAATAGGAACGATTCATGTTTTAGAAGGGTTAAAGAAACTTGATTATCCCTGTGCAGCCGTTTTTATTACAACAGATAAATGTTATGAGAATAAAGAATGGGTTTATGGTTATCGAGAAAATGATCCATTGGGAGGACATGATCCCTACAGTTCTAGTAAAGCTGGAGCAGAACTAGCGATCACGTCTTGGAGAAAATCTTTTTTTAGCAAGGCTGATTGCTCCGTCGGTATTGCTAGTGCAAGGGCAGGCAATGTGATTGGCGGGGGTGATTGGTCAAAGGATAGAATTGTTCCTGATGCCATGCGATCGCTGATTAGGGATGAACCAATTCCTGTTCGTAATCCTCAAGCAACTCGTCCTTGGCAACACGTTTTGGAGCCACTAGCCGGTTATTTACAAGTAGCGGAAAGCATTTATCAATGTTTATCTTCGGCCGATCAACTTAATCAAAAAGACAAATTTTGCAGTGCCTTTAACTTCGGCCCAGATTTAACTTCTAATCGTTCTGTTAAGGAGTTAGTCTCCGAGATTCTTAATTATTGGTCAGGTACTTGGTTAGATAAATCTGATCCTTGTGCCTTTCATGAAGCCAGCTTGCTTAATTTAGTGACAGATAAAGCCTATCACTTGTTGAATTGGAAGCCACTTTGGGATTTTGAAAAAACAATTCGAGAGACGGTCGTTTGGTACAGGGAATCTTGTGAATTTTCATCTTCGGATTATCAACGTTTTCAGGAATTGTCATTACTCCAAATCAAGAATTACGAAAGTATTTTATCAACTAACAACATTAATCAGATATAG
- a CDS encoding class I SAM-dependent methyltransferase, which yields MNHTFVDLGMSPLSNGFLKSEQLNKAEKFYPLHAYVCEKCLLVQLEEFESPDHIFANDYAYFSSYSESWLNHAKQYTDLMINRFQFNQSSRVIEIASNDGYLLQFFQAQSIPVLGIEPAANVAQVAIEKGIETLVNFFEVETAKELARQGKKADLLLGNNVLAHVPNINDFVAGMKIVLKPEGVITMEFPHLLRLIEQNQFDTIYHEHFSYLSFVTVAKIFAHHGLTLFDVEELPTHGGSLRIYAKHSENDEIKINQRVWTLKEVEKQKGLGNLETYLSFSRKVQETKRKLLSFLIQVKMDGKTIVGYGAAAKGNTLLNYCGIRTDFIDYTCDRSPHKQGKFLPGTHIPIYSPDKIAETKPDYVLILPWNLKEEVTQQLSYIREWGGKFVVPIPEVEIL from the coding sequence TTGAACCATACCTTTGTTGATTTGGGTATGTCTCCATTGTCTAATGGTTTTTTAAAATCAGAGCAATTAAATAAGGCAGAGAAATTCTATCCTTTACACGCTTATGTTTGTGAGAAATGTCTTTTGGTTCAATTAGAAGAATTTGAATCTCCAGATCATATTTTTGCAAATGATTATGCTTATTTCTCTTCCTACTCTGAGAGTTGGCTAAACCATGCTAAACAATACACTGACTTGATGATCAACAGGTTTCAATTCAATCAATCTAGTCGGGTGATAGAAATTGCTAGTAATGACGGTTACCTCTTGCAATTTTTTCAAGCCCAAAGTATCCCTGTTTTAGGTATTGAACCTGCGGCAAATGTGGCTCAAGTAGCTATCGAAAAAGGCATTGAAACTTTAGTTAATTTTTTTGAAGTTGAAACGGCTAAAGAATTAGCTAGGCAAGGTAAAAAAGCAGATTTATTATTGGGGAATAACGTTTTAGCTCATGTACCTAATATCAATGATTTTGTAGCGGGCATGAAAATTGTTCTTAAGCCTGAAGGTGTTATAACAATGGAGTTTCCTCATCTTCTACGGCTGATAGAGCAGAATCAGTTTGATACCATTTACCACGAGCATTTTTCCTATTTATCGTTTGTTACGGTAGCAAAGATATTTGCTCATCATGGTTTGACGTTATTTGATGTAGAAGAACTTCCTACGCATGGGGGGTCTTTACGGATTTATGCGAAACATTCAGAGAACGATGAAATAAAAATTAACCAAAGAGTATGGACATTAAAAGAAGTCGAAAAACAAAAAGGATTAGGTAATTTAGAGACCTATCTGAGCTTCAGTCGCAAAGTCCAAGAGACTAAACGTAAGCTATTGAGTTTTTTGATTCAGGTTAAGATGGATGGAAAAACGATTGTTGGTTATGGTGCGGCCGCCAAGGGAAACACCCTTTTAAATTATTGCGGAATTCGTACAGACTTCATTGACTACACTTGCGATCGCAGTCCCCATAAACAAGGCAAGTTTTTACCTGGCACTCATATTCCTATCTATAGTCCTGATAAGATTGCCGAGACTAAACCCGATTACGTTTTAATTCTTCCTTGGAATTTGAAAGAAGAAGTCACCCAACAACTCAGCTATATTCGTGAGTGGGGAGGCAAGTTTGTTGTGCCGATTCCTGAAGTGGAAATACTATGA
- a CDS encoding transposase produces MDVLFRCASTDSEHYLIDFTESSKLDIQLAYYPPYHSKYNPIERCFGWLEKHWNGSLLDTVETVLNFAKTLTFRGQNPVVKLIEKVYETGVKLSKAGMEKVEARINRLPSLKKWFVEIFAKPL; encoded by the coding sequence TTGGATGTCTTATTTAGATGTGCTTCCACAGATTCAGAACACTACCTGATTGATTTTACAGAATCGTCAAAGCTAGATATACAATTGGCTTATTATCCGCCGTATCACAGCAAGTATAATCCGATAGAGCGTTGTTTTGGTTGGTTAGAAAAACATTGGAATGGGAGTTTACTGGATACGGTTGAAACCGTGCTTAATTTTGCTAAAACGCTAACATTCAGGGGTCAAAATCCTGTAGTGAAACTGATAGAAAAAGTTTATGAGACAGGAGTGAAGCTGAGCAAGGCTGGGATGGAAAAGGTTGAAGCACGGATTAATCGCCTTCCTAGCCTCAAAAAATGGTTTGTGGAAATCTTTGCCAAACCGCTATAA